A stretch of Pseudoclavibacter chungangensis DNA encodes these proteins:
- a CDS encoding metal ABC transporter ATP-binding protein: protein MPTTTPGTGPDAGATTDAASASPPLLRIRDATLTFGERTLWSGLDLDVEPGEVIAIIGANGSGKSSLLKCILGLQPLSAGSVELEGVPVSRGGSRIGYVPQQNLTGGGPGIRGRDLVALGLDGGRFGLPWPSRARRRRVDELIRDVEAESFADRRLAELSGGEQQRLRMAQALAAEPLLLLCDEPLLSLDLPNQERVVGLIDDAVRTRHVASLFVTHDINPVLPIVTRVLYLADGRFRIGTPDEVFRSEVLSELYGSPVEVLRAHGRIIVVGTDGELLHHADPSHDGAHHGDERTEADA from the coding sequence GTGCCGACCACCACACCGGGCACCGGACCGGACGCGGGTGCCACGACCGACGCGGCGTCGGCGTCGCCGCCGCTCCTGCGGATCAGGGACGCGACGCTCACGTTCGGGGAACGGACCCTGTGGTCCGGGCTCGACCTCGATGTCGAACCGGGTGAGGTCATCGCGATCATCGGCGCGAACGGCTCCGGCAAGTCGAGCCTGCTCAAGTGCATCCTCGGGCTGCAGCCGCTCTCGGCCGGCTCGGTCGAGCTCGAGGGCGTCCCCGTGTCGCGCGGCGGATCGCGCATCGGCTACGTGCCGCAGCAGAACCTCACGGGCGGCGGGCCCGGCATCCGCGGCCGGGACCTCGTCGCGCTCGGGCTCGACGGCGGCCGGTTCGGTCTGCCCTGGCCGTCGCGGGCGCGTCGACGCCGCGTGGACGAGCTCATCCGCGACGTCGAGGCCGAGTCGTTCGCCGACCGGCGCCTCGCCGAGCTCTCCGGCGGTGAGCAGCAGCGGCTCCGCATGGCGCAGGCGCTCGCCGCCGAGCCGCTGCTCCTGCTCTGCGACGAACCGCTCCTGTCGCTCGACCTGCCGAATCAGGAGCGCGTCGTCGGCCTCATCGACGACGCGGTGCGCACGCGGCACGTCGCGAGCCTGTTCGTCACCCACGACATCAACCCGGTCCTGCCGATCGTCACACGCGTGCTCTATCTCGCCGACGGCAGGTTCCGGATCGGGACGCCCGACGAGGTGTTCCGCTCCGAGGTGCTCTCCGAGCTGTACGGCTCCCCCGTCGAAGTGCTCCGGGCACACGGTCGCATCATCGTGGTCGGCACCGACGGCGAACTCCTGCACCACGCCGATCCGAGCCACGACGGCGCCCATCACGGCGACGAGCGGACGGAGGCGGACGCATGA